A single genomic interval of Malania oleifera isolate guangnan ecotype guangnan chromosome 11, ASM2987363v1, whole genome shotgun sequence harbors:
- the LOC131168664 gene encoding LOW QUALITY PROTEIN: uncharacterized protein LOC131168664 (The sequence of the model RefSeq protein was modified relative to this genomic sequence to represent the inferred CDS: inserted 1 base in 1 codon): MDHDGNQTVTLRVVSGDEEGRKKVEKTKVNTHNIDTLKNAEKKLVDKGLQRMDRHPANGIGIGRGPPKSGHGGKYTWEGPDDLIHCELSAVALAIDEKDPNYVEEXGGGGGPAADVRGLVVGEVEVAKAAEIREGVARIEVDPHLRVKFLK, translated from the exons ATGGATCATGACGGGAACCAAACGGTGACGTTGCGCGTAGTGAGCGGTGACGAAGAAGGCCGGAAGAAGGTGGAGAAGACAAAGGTCAACACCCACAACATCGACACTCTCAAGAACGCAGAGAAGAAGCTGGTGGACAAGGGGTTGCAGCGCATGGACCGCCACCCGGCTAATGGGATCGGCATCGGCCGCGGGCCCCCGAAGTCCGGCCACGGCGGCAAGTACACGTGGGAAGGCCCCGACGACTTGATCCACTGCGAGCTGTCGGCGGTAGCGCTAGCCATTGACGAGAAGGACCCCAACTACgtggagg gggggggggggggggggccggCGGCGGATGTGAGGGGACTGGTGGTCGGGGAGGTTGAGGTTGCCAAGGCTGCTGAGATCAGAGAGGGGGTCGCTAGAATCGAGGTTGATCCTCATCTTAGggttaaatttttgaaatag